The following are from one region of the Vicia villosa cultivar HV-30 ecotype Madison, WI unplaced genomic scaffold, Vvil1.0 ctg.000052F_1_1, whole genome shotgun sequence genome:
- the LOC131623109 gene encoding uncharacterized protein LOC131623109, whose protein sequence is MVPIKKSCSWILKNILQQRDQVKEMQPWKDLVKTGKFAMKNFYYAFLDQQQKVPWRKLFYGNVARPRALFTLRIACHDSLATKARLRKFGMLSNDACSFCEEVESLQHLFYECRGTRNIWQAILKWMDMHHTPQGWTQELQWVIENSKNKSWKAQILKVVVAEASYEIWNYRNDNIFADNRKEMEIDIERKIIDSIVNRVWMKPNLRKYIAQLIMP, encoded by the coding sequence ATGGTTCCTATCAAGAAGAGCTGCTCTTGGATTCTGAAAAACATCTTACAACAGAGGGATCAAGTGAAAGAGATGCAACCATGGAAGGACTTGGTAAAAACTGGAAAGTTTGCGATGAAAAACTTCTATTATGCGTTCCTGGATCAGCAACAGAAGGTGCCATGGAGGAAGCTTTTCTATGGTAATGTTGCTAGGCCAAGAGCCCTGTTTACTTTACGGATAGCTTGCCATGATAGTCTTGCGACCAAGGCAAGACTAAGAAAGTTTGGGATGTTAAGTAATGATGCCTGTAGTTTCTGTGAAGAAGTGGAATCACTTCAACATCTTTTCTATGAGTGCAGGGGTACAAGAAACATTTGGCAGGCGATCTTGAAATGGATGGATATGCACCATACTCCTCAGGGCTGGACACAGGAGCTGCAATGGGTGATTGAAAATAGCAAGAACAAAAGTTGGAAAGCTCAAATATTAAAAGTTGTTGTGGCAGAGGCGTCATATGAAATTTGGAATTATAGGAATGACAATATTTTTGCAGATAATAGAAAGGAGATGGAGATAGATATAGAAAGGAAAATCATAGATAGTATAGTGAATAGAGTTTGGATGAAGCCAAACCTTAGAAAATACATAGCTCAGTTAATCATGCCTTAG
- the LOC131623110 gene encoding uncharacterized protein LOC131623110, translating into MELVEGRVQNNSPKLEFHHNPCVEFFCLNYLKEARHSSWNVAAKVNFALAHQECAIKWFSIKGTRTCDVCKKDVRNLAVTLLQIQSVRNRFAGASRSQLEDVNEYMVWQEVPLLVIVSMLTYFCFLEHLLVTKMGTGAFAISLPFFCVLGLLSSMTSSTMGRFARV; encoded by the exons ATGGAGTTGGTTGAA GGAAGGGTTCAAAATAACTCTCCAAAATTGGAATTTCATCACAACCCATGTGTAGAATTTTTCTGTCTGAATTATCTGAAGGAGGCGAGACATTCAAGTTGGAATGTAGCTGCAAAGGTGAACTTTGCTTTGGCTCACCAAGAATGTGCTATTAAATGGTTTAGTATAAAGGGTACTAGAACTTGTGATGTCTGCAAAAAGGATGTTAGAAACCTTGCTGTCACTCTATTACAGATTCAAAGTGTTCGAAATCGATTTGCTGGAGCAAGTAGATCTCAACTCGAAGATGTAAACGAGTACAT GGTTTGGCAGGAAGTTCCACTGCTTGTCATTGTTAGCATGTTGacatatttttgttttcttgagCATCTGTTG GTTACAAAAATGGGAACCGGTGCATTTGCCATATCTCTTCCATTTTTCTGTGTACTAGGCCTGCTCTCCTCCATGACATCATCAACCATGGGTAGGTTTGCAAGAGTTTAG